The window GTAATGTCAGGTTAGAATAAGGACGGGGCTTTAAATAGTTTAGGCTAAACTTCTAGAGAATCCATCGCGACCTTAATCCAGCGAAGGTATGAGTTGAGGGTTCCCCTCAAAGCCGAGTTGTCCCTCGCAAGAAAGTGGATAATGATTCTACTTCCCTCGAGGAGAAAATCGATTTTGCTCCTTCTATACGGCACGCTCTTATGCTCGTAAAGGACACTCTCATAAACTACCCTAGCCGTCTCCTCGTCGGGAAAGGAGAGCTCAATTACTCCCTCGATTGGCCAGGCTTCTTCTTTATTCCGAGGGCCTCCTTGTAGTCCCATCTCCGGCCGTCCTCCATTATCCATATCTTGACGCTTATGAGCGGGCCAACTGCCCTCTCTTTCGTCACGTCGAGGCGGTAGAAGTTGACCGCCATTCCGCGCGGGTGTCTCTCGATGACGCCGAGAACATCTGTATTGTATCTGTCAGCTATACCGAGAAGGGAACGCTCCTTTCTGGGAACGAACTTCCCTCCAGTCAGCTCGGCGAAGGCCTGCGCGAAGGCAACGTGATCGAGGCCGACGCGTTTGGCGGTGGTGACGATGAAGGGCATCTCCTCGCGTATGGGCCTTATGTTTCTGAAGCCTATCTCGCGCTGGAGCTTTATGCCGTGGAGGTAGAGGTAGCCGAGGTAGCCCCAGTCGTCGGGGTCGACCTTGATGAAGGTCATCT of the Thermococcus onnurineus NA1 genome contains:
- the pcc1 gene encoding KEOPS complex subunit Pcc1, encoding MGLQGGPRNKEEAWPIEGVIELSFPDEETARVVYESVLYEHKSVPYRRSKIDFLLEGSRIIIHFLARDNSALRGTLNSYLRWIKVAMDSLEV
- a CDS encoding ribosomal biogenesis protein — translated: MMLITTSHRPTRRTRSFGHDLERVFPNSLYLTRGKKTIQDLLMEAYDRNYERLLIVNVWKGNPLKMTFIKVDPDDWGYLGYLYLHGIKLQREIGFRNIRPIREEMPFIVTTAKRVGLDHVAFAQAFAELTGGKFVPRKERSLLGIADRYNTDVLGVIERHPRGMAVNFYRLDVTKERAVGPLISVKIWIMEDGRRWDYKEALGIKKKPGQSRE